The DNA window CTGCTTCCCTCCTCCGCCTCACAGGTGGGCAGAAGTCTCCTCATTCAGTCACACTCTTCCCGCCCTCCTCTGAGAAACTCCGCGCCAACAAGGCCACCCTGGTGTGCCTCATCAGTGACTTCTACCCCAGCGGCGTGACGGTGGCCTGGAAGGCAAACGGCAGCCCCGTCACCGAGGGCGTGGAGACCACCAAACCCTCCAAACAGAGCAACAACAAGTACGCGGCCAGCAGCTACCTGAGCCTGTCGCCTGACAAGTGGAAATCATACAGCAGCGTCAGCTGCCTGGTCACGCACGAGGGGAGCACCGTGGAGAAGAAGGTGGTCCCCGCAGAGTGCTCTTAGGTCCCCgacaccctcccccacccaaggGGGCCTGGAGCCACAGGACCTCCAGGAGGATCTGCCCTCCCACCAGGGTCACCCCGGCCCTTCTCGCTGCACCCGCtcgacactcaataaatgtcctTTATTCAATCAGAAATCGTGCTCTCTGCTCATTGCGCTTCTAACACTTTGCGGCCTAAACCCAACCGTCTTTGGGGGTGATCATCAAGCTTTTCCTTTCGGGGGAATCAGTCTGAAGAAGGCATCCTCATGATTTTGGGAGGGTAGACCTCCCAGATTCTCACCCACGATGGCCAGATGGTATTCCAAAACACAAAATCCCAACGGGAGAAAAGAGATTAAAGACCATCCTTCACAATGGCTCTatgctcttccatttttttttttttaaagatttctttatttatttgacagagacagagacagcgagagcaggaacacaagcagggacagagggagagggagagaagcaggcctcccgccgaggagggaacccgatgcggggctcgatcccaggaccctgggattatgagctgagccaaaggcagacacttaacgactgcaccacccaggcgccctctatgctcttttctttctttgcaccATGCCCATTGCCATGCGCAGCTGCCCTCGCTGACCTTGGCTCCCCATGGTGTGCAGATAACTTCGGAGTGCCTCTCAGAATCTGGAAATAGCCCCTCTCATGAAATGTTCACTCCCCTATCGCTAGAGGCTCCCGTCTCAGTGCCATGATTTCCCTGAATTCCTATCCCATGTGGACCTGCCCCACCATCACACCCTAGAACACCCTCCCTTCCTTAGGAGAACCCCCTCCCCTGTTTCCCCGGGGACACTGCTGTATTCCCCTCACAGACTCTCCCGGGTACACTCACGACAGGGCCTTCAGCCAGGACACGGGGCACTCCCACTCCCAATCACACTCGCGGCCCCTCCTCCCACATTGTCTCTCGGCTCCCACTTGTATTCATGTTTTCTGGGAGACAGACATCAGCTATGCTCTCTAGGACTCCTCCAAGGCCAAGCCAAACTGTGAGCCCAACACTCCTACTTGGGTGACCCACCTAGGACCTCTAGGTTAAAAATCCAGGGTCAGATTGTGGAAATGGGCTGCCACCAGGTCTCTCCAATGACTCCACGATTTAGGAGCCAAGTATGGTAGCTGAGCTAGAACACCAATGCACATACACGGGGACGAATGCACACCAACACCCATGCACACTCATGATCACCGCAAAGGCACTGGCATCTTTCCAAACACTGCAATGGTGGGCATGTCTGGGGAAAGATCAGGAAAAGCCAGAGTACAGGGACGACTCAGGAACCCCATGTGGGACCTGGGCAAAGAACACCCAGTCGCCACAGTGCCCACCAGACCCAGCCAGTGgcagagagaagggcagggagaTTGCAGTCAAGGAtggagagagacaagagacaTGATGAGCTCCTGGGTTGGGAAGGCGGGGGGAAGGATCTGGACCCGAAGAGGCAGGCAGACAGGGGAGGACAGCAGCAGTGCCGACCAAGCGTGCCGCCGTGTCACAGAAAGAAGGTGGCCAGGCCTGCATGTCCCCTGCCTGAGCACTGCGGGTGACGTGCCCAGGCCAGAATGCAGGCCGAGTTCCTGGGGGCCAGGGCCCCCTCTCCACAAGAAGGTCCAGTGCCGGGGTTCAGTATGTGTCCTGCGTGCTAGGCGTGATTGCTGAACATGGGCCTGTGTGATCCTGAGTCAGTTCCGGTGGCCAGCACAGACTCCCACACTGGAGTTCCGGGTCAAATTGCTAGAGGCCCTGACCGCCTCCCCACCCACCAGGGGCCCGCCAGGTCTATCCAGCTGACATTTAGCCCACACACCCCTACAGGGTGACGTCTGACCTCCCCCAGCTCAGGTCGGGGACTAAACACTGACCATCCACTATAGCTTCTGGAAGATCCAGCCAAAGGCAGGAATTCGGGTGCTCAGGGCCCTCTGGAGGGATCTGAGTGCTCGGGCGGGGGGGAACATGCTTCTCCACCCACCCACTTCCCATCGCTGACCCCAAATCTGCATG is part of the Zalophus californianus isolate mZalCal1 chromosome 14, mZalCal1.pri.v2, whole genome shotgun sequence genome and encodes:
- the IGLL5 gene encoding immunoglobulin lambda-like polypeptide 5 isoform X2, with protein sequence MHQRTQVKWTLLGGQKSPHSVTLFPPSSEKLRANKATLVCLISDFYPSGVTVAWKANGSPVTEGVETTKPSKQSNNKYAASSYLSLSPDKWKSYSSVSCLVTHEGSTVEKKVVPAECS
- the IGLL5 gene encoding immunoglobulin lambda-like polypeptide 5 isoform X1; the encoded protein is MAHCPQRSTTEQSPSRKEPIQLSKPMRQVVAVGLSCWSWDSPTTASPKPSICFLFLQRTSGVRRSSLDLAKPPPRTVGYYASKDPGGQKSPHSVTLFPPSSEKLRANKATLVCLISDFYPSGVTVAWKANGSPVTEGVETTKPSKQSNNKYAASSYLSLSPDKWKSYSSVSCLVTHEGSTVEKKVVPAECS